The Musa acuminata AAA Group cultivar baxijiao chromosome BXJ1-3, Cavendish_Baxijiao_AAA, whole genome shotgun sequence genome window below encodes:
- the LOC135624139 gene encoding pentatricopeptide repeat-containing protein At4g16835, mitochondrial-like isoform X2 has protein sequence MEEAVAAYVRSGDLRSALKVFNAMPRRNTVSWNSLLAGYSKKHGRLDEALRLFARIPCPDVVSYNTLLSCHLINADLRGARRLFDAMTVKDVASWNTMLSGFSRIRAMDEARQLFSAMPQKNHVSWNAIVSGFARAGDMDSAEEHFRRAPDKNDVVLWTAMISGYMDAGNIEKAQELFDAMPTRNLVSWNAMLAGYVKNNRAEDGLKHFRKMLVFPQVIPNPSTLSSALLGCSNLSALALGKQIHQLAHKLSLIHNSTVGTSLMSMYCKCGELDDACVLFDGIQTKDIVTWNAMISGCAQHGHGVKAIELFDAMKREGVEPNCITFVAVLTACNHAGLLELGIQYFESMKREYGVEPESDHYSCMVDLLCRAGSLGKAVDLILSMPFKPHPAVFGNLLGACRIHKSLEFAEFSAQRLVESEPQSARAYVQLANVYASMNKWGDVSRVRKSMKQNDIVKMPGYSWIEVRGIFHEFRSGDRIHPQLDLIHQKLSEMEKRMKAVGYVPDLSFDLHDVGEDQKELMLMRHSEKLAIAFGLISTLQGTRLRVFKNLRVCGDCHNAAKFLSLIEKRDIILRDTTRFHHFSNGNCSCGDYW, from the exons ATGGAAGAG GCTGTCGCCGCTTACGTCCGCAGCGGCGACCTCCGCTCCGCCCTCAAGGTGTTCAACGCCATGCCCCGCAGAAACACCGTATCCTGGAACTCCCTTCTCGCCGGCTATTCCAAGAAGCACGGCCGCCTCGACGAGGCGCTCCGCCTGTTCGCTAGGATCCCTTGCCCTGATGTCGTCTCCTACAACACCCTCCTCTCCTGCCACCTCATCAACGCCGACCTCCGCGGCGCCCGGCGCCTCTTCGACGCCATGACCGTCAAGGACGTCGCCTCCTGGAACACCATGCTATCGGGCTTCTCCCGGATCCGCGCCATGGATGAGGCCCGGCAGCTCTTCTCCGCGATGCCCCAGAAGAATCACGTCTCATGGAATGCAATCGTGTCGGGTTTCGCACGAGCCGGCGACATGGACTCGGCGGAGGAGCACTTCCGTAGAGCGCCCGATAAGAACGATGTGGTCTTGTGGACGGCGATGATATCTGGATACATGGACGCTGGAAATATAGAGAAGGCCCAGGAGCTGTTCGACGCGATGCCTACCAGAAATCTGGTGTCCTGGAATGCCATGCTCGCCGGGTACGTTAAGAACAACCGAGCAGAGGACGGGTTGAAGCACTTCCGGAAGATGCTAGTGTTCCCACAAGTCATACCTAATCCGTCGACCCTCAGCAGCGCTCTTCTTGGGTGCAGCAATCTGTCAGCTCTTGCGTTGGGCAAGCAGATCCATCAGTTGGCTCACAAATTGTCTTTAATCCATAATTCTACAGTCGGCACTTCGTTGATGAGCATGTACTGCAAGTGCGGAGAATTGGACGATGCATGTGTACTCTTCGATGGAATCCAGACAAAGGATATAGTTACATGGAATGCTATGATTTCCGGGTGTGCACAGCATGGGCATGGAGTGAAAGCAATAGAGTTATTTGATGCAATGAAACGGGAGGGAGTAGAACCCAATTGCATCACGTTTGTTGCAGTACTCACTGCATGCAATCATGCAGGGTTGCTGGAGCTCGGCATCCAATACTTTGAGTCAATGAAGAGAGAATATGGTGTGGAGCCTGAGTCAGATCATTATTCATGTATGGTTGATCTCCTGTGCCGTGCTGGTTCGCTTGGGAAAGCTGTGGACTTGATCCTCTCCATGCCATTCAAACCACATCCAGCTGTCTTTGGAAACTTGCTGGGTGCTTGTAGGATCCATAAAAGTTTGGAATTCGCTGAGTTTTCCGCACAGAGACTTGTGGAGTCAGAGCCACAAAGTGCAAGAGCTTATGTTCAACTTGCTAATGTGTATGCATCAATGAACAAGTGGGGGGATGTTTCCAGAGTGAGGAAGTCCATGAAACAGAATGACATTGTTAAAATGCCAGGGTACAGCTGGATCGAAGTGAGGGGCATCTTCCATGAGTTCAGATCTGGAGACAGGATTCATCCACAGTTGGACTTAATTCATCAGAAATTATCTGAGATGGAAAAGAGGATGAAGGCTGTCGGCTATGTGCCAGACCTCAGTTTTGATCTACATGATGTTGGTGAGGATCAGAAGGAGCTAATGCTGATGAGGCATAGTGAAAAACTTGCTATTGCTTTTGGGTTGATTAGCACTTTGCAAGGGACTAGACTCCGAGTCTTCAAGAACCTTCGGGTATGTGGGGATTGTCACAATGCTGCTAAGTTCCTTTCCTTGATTGAGAAGCGTGACATCATCCTCAGAGACACCACTAGATTTCATCATTTCAGCAATGGTAATTGCTCGTGTGGAGATTACTGGTGA
- the LOC135624139 gene encoding pentatricopeptide repeat-containing protein At4g16835, mitochondrial-like isoform X1, translated as MGLPLTVHASNKAVAAYVRSGDLRSALKVFNAMPRRNTVSWNSLLAGYSKKHGRLDEALRLFARIPCPDVVSYNTLLSCHLINADLRGARRLFDAMTVKDVASWNTMLSGFSRIRAMDEARQLFSAMPQKNHVSWNAIVSGFARAGDMDSAEEHFRRAPDKNDVVLWTAMISGYMDAGNIEKAQELFDAMPTRNLVSWNAMLAGYVKNNRAEDGLKHFRKMLVFPQVIPNPSTLSSALLGCSNLSALALGKQIHQLAHKLSLIHNSTVGTSLMSMYCKCGELDDACVLFDGIQTKDIVTWNAMISGCAQHGHGVKAIELFDAMKREGVEPNCITFVAVLTACNHAGLLELGIQYFESMKREYGVEPESDHYSCMVDLLCRAGSLGKAVDLILSMPFKPHPAVFGNLLGACRIHKSLEFAEFSAQRLVESEPQSARAYVQLANVYASMNKWGDVSRVRKSMKQNDIVKMPGYSWIEVRGIFHEFRSGDRIHPQLDLIHQKLSEMEKRMKAVGYVPDLSFDLHDVGEDQKELMLMRHSEKLAIAFGLISTLQGTRLRVFKNLRVCGDCHNAAKFLSLIEKRDIILRDTTRFHHFSNGNCSCGDYW; from the coding sequence ATGGGACTCCCACTCACCGTCCATGCCTCCAACAAGGCTGTCGCCGCTTACGTCCGCAGCGGCGACCTCCGCTCCGCCCTCAAGGTGTTCAACGCCATGCCCCGCAGAAACACCGTATCCTGGAACTCCCTTCTCGCCGGCTATTCCAAGAAGCACGGCCGCCTCGACGAGGCGCTCCGCCTGTTCGCTAGGATCCCTTGCCCTGATGTCGTCTCCTACAACACCCTCCTCTCCTGCCACCTCATCAACGCCGACCTCCGCGGCGCCCGGCGCCTCTTCGACGCCATGACCGTCAAGGACGTCGCCTCCTGGAACACCATGCTATCGGGCTTCTCCCGGATCCGCGCCATGGATGAGGCCCGGCAGCTCTTCTCCGCGATGCCCCAGAAGAATCACGTCTCATGGAATGCAATCGTGTCGGGTTTCGCACGAGCCGGCGACATGGACTCGGCGGAGGAGCACTTCCGTAGAGCGCCCGATAAGAACGATGTGGTCTTGTGGACGGCGATGATATCTGGATACATGGACGCTGGAAATATAGAGAAGGCCCAGGAGCTGTTCGACGCGATGCCTACCAGAAATCTGGTGTCCTGGAATGCCATGCTCGCCGGGTACGTTAAGAACAACCGAGCAGAGGACGGGTTGAAGCACTTCCGGAAGATGCTAGTGTTCCCACAAGTCATACCTAATCCGTCGACCCTCAGCAGCGCTCTTCTTGGGTGCAGCAATCTGTCAGCTCTTGCGTTGGGCAAGCAGATCCATCAGTTGGCTCACAAATTGTCTTTAATCCATAATTCTACAGTCGGCACTTCGTTGATGAGCATGTACTGCAAGTGCGGAGAATTGGACGATGCATGTGTACTCTTCGATGGAATCCAGACAAAGGATATAGTTACATGGAATGCTATGATTTCCGGGTGTGCACAGCATGGGCATGGAGTGAAAGCAATAGAGTTATTTGATGCAATGAAACGGGAGGGAGTAGAACCCAATTGCATCACGTTTGTTGCAGTACTCACTGCATGCAATCATGCAGGGTTGCTGGAGCTCGGCATCCAATACTTTGAGTCAATGAAGAGAGAATATGGTGTGGAGCCTGAGTCAGATCATTATTCATGTATGGTTGATCTCCTGTGCCGTGCTGGTTCGCTTGGGAAAGCTGTGGACTTGATCCTCTCCATGCCATTCAAACCACATCCAGCTGTCTTTGGAAACTTGCTGGGTGCTTGTAGGATCCATAAAAGTTTGGAATTCGCTGAGTTTTCCGCACAGAGACTTGTGGAGTCAGAGCCACAAAGTGCAAGAGCTTATGTTCAACTTGCTAATGTGTATGCATCAATGAACAAGTGGGGGGATGTTTCCAGAGTGAGGAAGTCCATGAAACAGAATGACATTGTTAAAATGCCAGGGTACAGCTGGATCGAAGTGAGGGGCATCTTCCATGAGTTCAGATCTGGAGACAGGATTCATCCACAGTTGGACTTAATTCATCAGAAATTATCTGAGATGGAAAAGAGGATGAAGGCTGTCGGCTATGTGCCAGACCTCAGTTTTGATCTACATGATGTTGGTGAGGATCAGAAGGAGCTAATGCTGATGAGGCATAGTGAAAAACTTGCTATTGCTTTTGGGTTGATTAGCACTTTGCAAGGGACTAGACTCCGAGTCTTCAAGAACCTTCGGGTATGTGGGGATTGTCACAATGCTGCTAAGTTCCTTTCCTTGATTGAGAAGCGTGACATCATCCTCAGAGACACCACTAGATTTCATCATTTCAGCAATGGTAATTGCTCGTGTGGAGATTACTGGTGA